A portion of the Lolium rigidum isolate FL_2022 chromosome 1, APGP_CSIRO_Lrig_0.1, whole genome shotgun sequence genome contains these proteins:
- the LOC124684349 gene encoding F-box protein AFR-like: MSFSSMSKQQALCAGGEEDARGREDETMELIPGLPEEVAEKCLLHLPFLYHRLFRTVSSNWNRFLTADTPAAKPSTPPLTTVSLSLPFLFAFAFDPVSRRLQCQALDPFSRRWLLLPPVPAPRGGGGGGVAAGSFAVVALPARGEIYVIGGVEEDGGEKPVRSVAVYSAATNGWGAAAAMRTARGYMSAGEVGGRVVVAGEDGDAEVLDPDTGRWSPAAVRAGAAVARYDSAACGGRLYVTEGWAWPFERAPRGAVYEAATDSWADMARGMREGWTGSCAVSGGRMYIVAEYGEWRLKRYDCARDEWRMVGGGGVPAEVRRPHAVAGEVGEVGGGRRRIYVVGAGLDVAVGTVSSGGGCGEEEEERVEWEVVKGPAEFVGLAPCNAQVLYA, from the coding sequence GGAGAAGTGCCTCCTCCACCTGCCCTTCCTCTACCACCGCCTCTTCCGCACCGTCTCCTCCAACTGGAACCGCTTCCTCACCGCCGACACGCCGGCCGCCAAGCCGTCCACTCCGCCGCTGACAACGGTGTCTCTGTCCCTGCCGTTCCTCTTCGCGTTCGCGTTCGACCCCGTCTCGCGGCGCCTCCAGTGCCAGGCGCTGGACCCGTTCTCGCGGCGGTGGCTGCTGCTCCCGCCCGTGCCCGCCCcccgcggcggcgggggcgggggcgtcgCCGCCGGGTCCTTCGCCGTCGTCGCGCTCCCGGCCCGAGGCGAGATCTACGTGATCGGGGGAGTCGAGGAGGACGGCGGCGAGAAGCCGGTGCGGAGCGTGGCGGTGTACAGCGCGGCGACCAACGGGTGGGGTGCGGCCGCGGCGATGCGGACCGCGCGCGGGTACATGTCGGCCGGCGAGGTGGGCGGGCGCGTGGTggtcgccggcgaggacggcgacgcgGAGGTCCTCGACCCAGACACCGGCCGGTGGTCCCCGGCCGCGGTCCGCGCCGGGGCGGCGGTCGCGCGGTACGACTCCGCGGCGTGCGGCGGGCGGCTGTACGTGACGGAGGGCTGGGCGTGGCCGTTCGAGCGCGCGCCCCGCGGGGCGGTGTACGAGGCGGCGACCGACTCGTGGGCGGATATGGCCCGCGGGATGCGGGAGGGGTGGACGGGCTCCTGCGCCGTGTCCGGCGGCCGGATGTACATCGTGGCCGAGTACGGCGAGTGGCGGCTGAAGCGGTACGACTGCGCGCGGGACGAGTGGCGgatggtgggcggcggcggggtgcCGGCCGAGGTGCGCCGGCCGCACGCCGTCGCCGGGGAGGTGGGTGAGGTTGGTGGAGGGCGGCGGAGAATTTACGTGGTTGGTGCTGGCCTCGACGTCGCCGTCGGGACCGTCtccagcggcggcggctgcggggaggaggaggaggagcgggtggagtgggaggtggtcAAGGGCCCAGCGGAGTTCGTCGGGCTCGCGCCGTGCAACGCGCAGGTCCTCTACGCCTGA
- the LOC124699505 gene encoding D-3-phosphoglycerate dehydrogenase 1, chloroplastic-like isoform X1: MALATPLRHLVAAQPAATDPTGAPASLTFPLHHHGRLHARFTATPSSGTTRATRVVATAAAGAAGRPTVLVTEKLGAAGLELLRAFANVDCAYELTAEELRAKVSLVDALVVRSATRVSREVFEAARGRLRVVGRAGVGIDNVDLQAATEAGCLVVNAPTANTVAAAEHAVALLAAMARNVAQADASLKAGKWQRSKYVGVSLVGKTLAIMGFGKVGSEVARRAKGLGMDVIAHDPYAPVDRARAIGVDLVSFDEAISTADFISLHMPLTPSTTKLFDDETFAKMTKGVRIINVARGGVVDEEALLRALDNGTVAQAALDVFFEEPPPKDSKLVHHENVTVTPHLGASTMEAQEGVAIEIAEAVIGALKGELAATAVKSPIYSRQKKSDDTPPLRHTTRDAA; the protein is encoded by the exons ATGGCCTTGGCGACGCCGCTCCGCCACCTCGTCGCCGCGCAGCCCGCGGCGACGGACCCTACTGGAGCGCCGGCGTCCCTGACCTTCCCGCTCCACCACCACGGCCGCCTCCACGCCAGGTTCACCGCTACGCCGTCCTCTGGGACAACCAGGGCCACCAGGGTcgtggccacggcggcggcgggcgcggcggggcggCCGACGGTGCTGGTGACGGAGAAGCTGGGCGCGGCGGGGCTGGAGCTGCTGCGGGCGTTCGCGAACGTGGACTGCGCGTACGAGCTCACCGCGGAGGAGCTGCGCGCCAAGGTGTCGCTGGTGGACGCGCTGGTGGTGCGCAGCGCCACGCGCGTGTCGCGGGAGGTCTTCGAGGCCGCGCGCGGGCGGCTCCGCGTCGTGGGCCGCGCCGGCGTGGGCATCGACAACGTCGACCTCCAGGCCGCCACCGAGGCCGGCTGCCTCGTCGTCAACGCCCCCACCGCcaacaccgtcgccgccgccgagcacgcCGTCGCGCTCCTCGCCGCCATGGCGCGCAATGTCGCCCAGGCCGACGCCTCGCTCAAGGCTG GAAAATGGCAGCGTAGCAAATATGTTGGCGTTTCCTTGGTGGGGAAGACACTAGCTATCATGGGCTTTGGAAAGGTTGGCTCGGAAGTAGCTCGGCGTGCAAAAGGACTTGGAATGGATGTTATTGCTCATGACCCATATGCTCCTGTTGATAGAGCCCGGGCTATCGGTGTAGATCTTGTATCGTTTGATGAGGCCATCTCTACTGCAGACTTCATATCACTGCATATGCCTCTTACACCATCAACAACAAAACTTTTCGATGACGAGACTTTTGCAAAAATGACAAAAGGAGTTAGGATTATTAATGTTGCAAGGGGTGGAGtagttgatgaagaagctttgctAAGAGCACTTGATAATGGGACTGTTGCACAG GCAGCACTTGATGTGTTCTTTGAAGAGCCACCGCCAAAAGACAGCAAGTTAGTACACCATGAAAATGTCACTGTGACGCCGCACCTTGGAGCTAGCACAATGGAAGCACAG GAAGGCGTAGCCATTGAAATTGCAGAGGCTGTTATTGGCGCGTTGAAAGGTGAACTGGCTGCTACTGCTGTTAAATCCCCCATCTACTCCAGGCAGAAAAAATCGGACGACACCCCTCCACTAAGACACA CAACGCGGGATGCTGCATAA
- the LOC124699505 gene encoding D-3-phosphoglycerate dehydrogenase 1, chloroplastic-like isoform X2, giving the protein MALATPLRHLVAAQPAATDPTGAPASLTFPLHHHGRLHARFTATPSSGTTRATRVVATAAAGAAGRPTVLVTEKLGAAGLELLRAFANVDCAYELTAEELRAKVSLVDALVVRSATRVSREVFEAARGRLRVVGRAGVGIDNVDLQAATEAGCLVVNAPTANTVAAAEHAVALLAAMARNVAQADASLKAGKWQRSKYVGVSLVGKTLAIMGFGKVGSEVARRAKGLGMDVIAHDPYAPVDRARAIGVDLVSFDEAISTADFISLHMPLTPSTTKLFDDETFAKMTKGVRIINVARGGVVDEEALLRALDNGTVAQAALDVFFEEPPPKDSKLVHHENVTVTPHLGASTMEAQEGVAIEIAEAVIGALKGELAATAVKSPIYSRQKKSDDTPPLRHKGGSA; this is encoded by the exons ATGGCCTTGGCGACGCCGCTCCGCCACCTCGTCGCCGCGCAGCCCGCGGCGACGGACCCTACTGGAGCGCCGGCGTCCCTGACCTTCCCGCTCCACCACCACGGCCGCCTCCACGCCAGGTTCACCGCTACGCCGTCCTCTGGGACAACCAGGGCCACCAGGGTcgtggccacggcggcggcgggcgcggcggggcggCCGACGGTGCTGGTGACGGAGAAGCTGGGCGCGGCGGGGCTGGAGCTGCTGCGGGCGTTCGCGAACGTGGACTGCGCGTACGAGCTCACCGCGGAGGAGCTGCGCGCCAAGGTGTCGCTGGTGGACGCGCTGGTGGTGCGCAGCGCCACGCGCGTGTCGCGGGAGGTCTTCGAGGCCGCGCGCGGGCGGCTCCGCGTCGTGGGCCGCGCCGGCGTGGGCATCGACAACGTCGACCTCCAGGCCGCCACCGAGGCCGGCTGCCTCGTCGTCAACGCCCCCACCGCcaacaccgtcgccgccgccgagcacgcCGTCGCGCTCCTCGCCGCCATGGCGCGCAATGTCGCCCAGGCCGACGCCTCGCTCAAGGCTG GAAAATGGCAGCGTAGCAAATATGTTGGCGTTTCCTTGGTGGGGAAGACACTAGCTATCATGGGCTTTGGAAAGGTTGGCTCGGAAGTAGCTCGGCGTGCAAAAGGACTTGGAATGGATGTTATTGCTCATGACCCATATGCTCCTGTTGATAGAGCCCGGGCTATCGGTGTAGATCTTGTATCGTTTGATGAGGCCATCTCTACTGCAGACTTCATATCACTGCATATGCCTCTTACACCATCAACAACAAAACTTTTCGATGACGAGACTTTTGCAAAAATGACAAAAGGAGTTAGGATTATTAATGTTGCAAGGGGTGGAGtagttgatgaagaagctttgctAAGAGCACTTGATAATGGGACTGTTGCACAG GCAGCACTTGATGTGTTCTTTGAAGAGCCACCGCCAAAAGACAGCAAGTTAGTACACCATGAAAATGTCACTGTGACGCCGCACCTTGGAGCTAGCACAATGGAAGCACAG GAAGGCGTAGCCATTGAAATTGCAGAGGCTGTTATTGGCGCGTTGAAAGGTGAACTGGCTGCTACTGCTGTTAAATCCCCCATCTACTCCAGGCAGAAAAAATCGGACGACACCCCTCCACTAAGACACA AAGGTGGGAGTGCATAA
- the LOC124699505 gene encoding D-3-phosphoglycerate dehydrogenase 1, chloroplastic-like isoform X3, which yields MALATPLRHLVAAQPAATDPTGAPASLTFPLHHHGRLHARFTATPSSGTTRATRVVATAAAGAAGRPTVLVTEKLGAAGLELLRAFANVDCAYELTAEELRAKVSLVDALVVRSATRVSREVFEAARGRLRVVGRAGVGIDNVDLQAATEAGCLVVNAPTANTVAAAEHAVALLAAMARNVAQADASLKAGKWQRSKYVGVSLVGKTLAIMGFGKVGSEVARRAKGLGMDVIAHDPYAPVDRARAIGVDLVSFDEAISTADFISLHMPLTPSTTKLFDDETFAKMTKGVRIINVARGGVVDEEALLRALDNGTVAQAALDVFFEEPPPKDSKLVHHENVTVTPHLGASTMEAQEGVAIEIAEAVIGALKGELAATAVKSPIYSRQKKSDDTPPLRHM from the exons ATGGCCTTGGCGACGCCGCTCCGCCACCTCGTCGCCGCGCAGCCCGCGGCGACGGACCCTACTGGAGCGCCGGCGTCCCTGACCTTCCCGCTCCACCACCACGGCCGCCTCCACGCCAGGTTCACCGCTACGCCGTCCTCTGGGACAACCAGGGCCACCAGGGTcgtggccacggcggcggcgggcgcggcggggcggCCGACGGTGCTGGTGACGGAGAAGCTGGGCGCGGCGGGGCTGGAGCTGCTGCGGGCGTTCGCGAACGTGGACTGCGCGTACGAGCTCACCGCGGAGGAGCTGCGCGCCAAGGTGTCGCTGGTGGACGCGCTGGTGGTGCGCAGCGCCACGCGCGTGTCGCGGGAGGTCTTCGAGGCCGCGCGCGGGCGGCTCCGCGTCGTGGGCCGCGCCGGCGTGGGCATCGACAACGTCGACCTCCAGGCCGCCACCGAGGCCGGCTGCCTCGTCGTCAACGCCCCCACCGCcaacaccgtcgccgccgccgagcacgcCGTCGCGCTCCTCGCCGCCATGGCGCGCAATGTCGCCCAGGCCGACGCCTCGCTCAAGGCTG GAAAATGGCAGCGTAGCAAATATGTTGGCGTTTCCTTGGTGGGGAAGACACTAGCTATCATGGGCTTTGGAAAGGTTGGCTCGGAAGTAGCTCGGCGTGCAAAAGGACTTGGAATGGATGTTATTGCTCATGACCCATATGCTCCTGTTGATAGAGCCCGGGCTATCGGTGTAGATCTTGTATCGTTTGATGAGGCCATCTCTACTGCAGACTTCATATCACTGCATATGCCTCTTACACCATCAACAACAAAACTTTTCGATGACGAGACTTTTGCAAAAATGACAAAAGGAGTTAGGATTATTAATGTTGCAAGGGGTGGAGtagttgatgaagaagctttgctAAGAGCACTTGATAATGGGACTGTTGCACAG GCAGCACTTGATGTGTTCTTTGAAGAGCCACCGCCAAAAGACAGCAAGTTAGTACACCATGAAAATGTCACTGTGACGCCGCACCTTGGAGCTAGCACAATGGAAGCACAG GAAGGCGTAGCCATTGAAATTGCAGAGGCTGTTATTGGCGCGTTGAAAGGTGAACTGGCTGCTACTGCTGTTAAATCCCCCATCTACTCCAGGCAGAAAAAATCGGACGACACCCCTCCACTAAGACACA TGTGA
- the LOC124699494 gene encoding D-3-phosphoglycerate dehydrogenase 1, chloroplastic-like: MKMERAVARLNTRLPSSAQQRSQLSDSTPHLSNQTACTATAPPAMALATPLRHLVAAQPAAPEPTGAPASLTFPLHHHGRLRSRFAASPPTAGTTRATRVVATAAAGRPTVLVTEKLGAAGLELLRAFANVDCAYELTAEELRAKVSLVDALVVRSATRVSREVFEAARGRLRVVGRAGVGIDNVDLQAATEAGCLVVNAPTANTVAAAEHAVALLAAMARNVAQADASLKAGKWQRSKYVGVSLVGKTLAIMGFGKVGSEVARRAKGLGMDVIAHDPYAPVDRARAIGVDLVSFDEAISTADFISLHMPLTPSTTKLFDDETFAKMTKGVRIINVARGGVVDEEALLRALDNGTVAQAALDVFFEEPPPKDSKLVHHENVTVTPHLGASTMEAQEGVAIEIAEAVIGALKGELAATAVNAPMVLAEVLSELSPYIVLAEKLGRLAVQLVAGGSGIKGVKVVYSSARDPDDLDTRILRAMITKGIVEPISSAFVNIVNADYVAKQRGLRIIEERILLDGSPEVPINSIQVQLANVESKFAGALSDEGDIRMEGKVKDGTPHLTLVGPFSVDVSLEGNLILCRQVDQPGIIGKVGSILGKMNLNVNFMSVGRIAPGKQAIMAIGIDEEPEKEALKLIGETPSVQEFVFLKL; encoded by the exons ATGAAAATGGAGAGAGCTGTTGCTAGGCTGAACACGCGCCTCCCGTCGTCCGCCCAACAAAGGAGCCAGCTTTCCGATTCCACTCCACACTTGTCCAACCAGACAGCCTGCACCGCCACCGCTCCGCCGGCCATGGCCTTGGCAACGCCGCTCCGCCACCTCGTCGCCGCGCAGCCCGCGGCTCCGGAGCCTACTGGAGCGCCGGCGTCCCTGACCTTCCCGCTCCACCACCACGGCCGCCTCCGCTCCAGGTtcgccgcctcgccgcccaccGCTGGGACAACCAGGGCCACCAGGGTcgtggccacggcggcggcggggcggccgaCGGTGCTGGTGACGGAGAAGCTGGGCGCGGCGGGGCTGGAGCTGCTGCGGGCGTTCGCGAACGTGGACTGCGCGTACGAGCTCACCGCGGAGGAGCTGCGCGCCAAGGTGTCGCTGGTGGACGCGCTGGTGGTGCGCAGCGCCACGCGCGTGTCGCGGGAGGTCTTCGAGGCCGCGCGCGGGCGGCTCCGCGTCGTGGGCCGCGCCGGCGTGGGCATCGACAACGTCGACCTCCAGGCCGCCACCGAGGCCGGCTGCCTCGTCGTCAACGCCCCCACCGCcaacaccgtcgccgccgccgagcacgcCGTCGCGCTCCTCGCCGCCATGGCGCGCAATGTCGCCCAGGCCGACGCCTCGCTCAAGGCTG GAAAATGGCAGCGTAGCAAATATGTTGGCGTTTCCTTGGTGGGGAAGACACTAGCTATCATGGGCTTTGGAAAGGTTGGCTCAGAAGTAGCTCGGCGTGCGAAAGGACTTGGAATGGATGTTATTGCTCATGACCCATATGCTCCCGTGGATAGAGCCCGTGCGATCGGTGTAGATCTTGTATCGTTTGATGAGGCCATATCTACTGCAGACTTCATATCACTGCATATGCCTCTTACACCATCAACAACAAAACTTTTCGATGACGAGACTTTTGCAAAAATGACAAAAGGAGTTAGGATTATCAATGTTGCAAGGGGTGGAGtagttgatgaagaagctttgctAAGAGCACTTGATAATGGGACTGTTGCACAG GCAGCACTTGATGTGTTCTTTGAAGAGCCACCGCCAAAAGACAGCAAGTTAGTACACCATGAAAATGTCACTGTGACACCGCACCTTGGAGCTAGCACAATGGAAGCACAG GAAGGCGTAGCCATTGAAATTGCAGAGGCTGTTATTGGCGCGTTGAAAGGTGAACTGGCTGCTACTGCTGTTAATGCCCCAATGGTCCTTGCCgag GTTTTATCCGAGTTATCCCCGTATATTGTCCTTGCTGAGAAGCTGGGCCGGCTTGCCGTGCAACTTGTGGCTGGTGGAAGTGGGATTAAGGGAGTCAAGGTTGTCTACTCATCAGCTAGGGACCCAGATGACTTGGACACAAGAATTCTTCGAGCTATGATTACCAAAGGCATCGTTGAACCCATTTCAAGTGCATTTGTTAACATTGTCAATGCTGACTACGTCGCCAAGCAAAGAGGGCTTCGCATAATCGAGGAGAGAATTCTCCTTGATGGTTCTCCTGAGGTGCCTATAAACTCTATCCAGGTCCAACTTGCCAATGTAGAGTCCAAGTTTGCGGGCGCGCTATCTGATGAAGGTGATATCAGAATGGAGGGGAAGGTTAAGGATGGCACGCCGCATCTCACGCTCGTTGGGCCTTTCAGTGTTGACGTTAGTCTTGAGGGTAACCTAATACTGTGCCGCCAAGTCGACCAGCCGGGAATCATCGGCAAGGTGGGTTCCATTCTGGGGAAGATGAATTTAAATGTGAATTTTATGAGCGTTGGAAGGATTGCTCCAGGAAAGCAGGCCATAATGGCCATTGGGATTGATGAGGAGCCTGAGAAGGAGGCTCTCAAGTTGATTGGGGAGACGCCATCAGTACAGGAGTTTGTCTTCCTTAAGCTTTAG
- the LOC124684350 gene encoding subtilisin-like protease 1 — MASLITLSLLPILLFTILSPTPTLCYVNSDVAGVQQVTTGSSTYSTYIILVEPPPTTADEGEHRRWHESFLPSLRTDAGDPRLLHSYTEVFSGFTARLTATELEVVARKPGFVRAFPDRRLRFTTTHTPEFLGLRNGTGLWSDAGYGKGVIIGFLDSGIDAAHPSFDDRGVSPPPARWKGSCTAARCNNKLIGAKSLVGGDCSDDFGHGTHTSSTAAGNFVAGASAYGVHSGTAAGIAPHAHISMYKVGDASGSDESVVLAGLDAAIKDGVDVVSLSMEGDQSHFDQDPIAIGAFSAISKGIIVVCSAGNSGSKMGTVANDAPWLLTVAAGSVDRSFGASMHLGNGKRIDGEALNQVVKSDDVKFYPLLYSDKERYCKYEDDHAVTGKIVVCEVSKHYIAQQANIQRVMRAGAAGVVLMNDETSGYTIFLGVYNSSVVQVSAADGDALRAYSESARSAMASLTYNNMLLGVRPAPVVAWFSSRGPSSTSPGVLKPDILAPGLNILAAWPRNVKHGPGAFNIQSGTSMASPHVSGVAALIKSSHPDWSPAAIKSAIMTTSDALDNTGGPILDERHRRAGAYATGAGHVNPTRANDPGLVFDLGAADYAGYICALLGDHALSVIMRNSTMTCKNLPKVSEAQLNYPTITVPMKPTPFTLSRTVTNVGPAESTYTVEVEAPRSLIVRVSPEMLAFSKIGEKKTFDVSVSSSRNMEEGELLVEASLCWVSEKHIVRSPIVVVANLGRPPPS, encoded by the exons ATGGCGTCGTTGATCACTCTCTCACTGCTACCAATTCTCTTGTTCACCATCCTCTCTCCTACACCTACACTCTGCTACGTCAATTCAGACGTTGCAGGGGTACAACAAGTTACCACGGGCAGCTCTACTTA CTCCACTTACATCATACTTGTTGAGCCACCGCCGACGACCGCCGACGAAGGCGAGCACCGTCGGTGGCATGAGTCTTTCCTGCCGAGTTTGCGCACCGACGCCGGTGATCCACGTCTACTCCACTCCTACACCGAGGTGTTCAGCGGCTTCACCGCGAGGCTCACTGCCACAGAGCTTGAAGTGGTGGCCAGGAAACCTGGGTTCGTGCGCGCCTTCCCAGACCGGAGACTGCGTTTCACGACCACGCACACGCCGGAGTTTCTCGGCCTAAGGAACGGAACCGGGCTCTGGAGTGACGCTGGCTACGGGAAAGGggtcatcatcgggttcctcgacAGCGGCATCGACGCAGCGCACCCTTCGTTCGACGACCGTGGTGTCTCGCCGCCCCCGGCGAGGTGGAAAGGCTCGTGCACGGCGGCCCGCTGCAACAACAAACTCATCGGTGCCAAGTCGCTCGTTGGTGGTGACTGCAGTGATGATTTCGGCCATGGGACGCATACCTCATCTACGGCCGCCGGGAACTTCGTTGCCGGAGCATCGGCGTACGGTGTGCACTCGGGCACTGCGGCCGGAATCGCTCCCCATGCCCACATCTCCATGTACAAGGTAGGCGATGCTAGTGGTTCTGATGAATCCGTCGTGCTAGCTGGCCTAGACGCGGCCATCAAGGACGGCGTGGACGTGGTCTCGCTCTCCATGGAAGGAGATCAGAGCCACTTCGATCAGGACCCCATCGCAATCGGTGCATTCAGCGCCATATCCAAGGGTATCATCGTGGTATGCTCGGCTGGAAACAGCGGCTCCAAGATGGGCACGGTTGCCAACGACGCGCCGTGGTTGCTCACGGTGGCCGCCGGCTCCGTGGACAGGAGCTTCGGCGCGAGCATGCATCTCGGCAACGGCAAGCGCATCGACGGAGAAGCGCTCAACCAGGTGGTGAAATCTGACGACGTAAAGTTCTATCCTCTGCTCTACTCTGACAAAGAGCGCTACTGCAAGTACGAGGATGACCATGCCGTCACTGGAAAAATCGTGGTTTGCGAAGTATCAAAGCATTATATTGCTCAGCAAGCCAACATCCAACGCGTCATGAGAGCCGGGGCAGCCGGCGTTGTGCTAATGAACGACGAGACCAGCGGCTACACCATTTTCCTCGGAGTGTACAACTCCAGCGTGGTGCAGGTGAGCGCCGCCGACGGCGACGCTCTCAGAGCTTACTCGGAGTCCGCGAGGAGCGCCATGGCCAGTCTCACCTACAACAACATGTTGCTCGGTGTCCGACCAGCCCCGGTCGTCGCGTGGTTCTCTTCCCGGGGTCCAAGCTCCACCTCCCCGGGTGTGCTCAAGCCGGACATTCTCGCGCCGGGGCTAAACATCCTCGCCGCATGGCCGCGAAATGTGAAACATGGGCCGGGGGCTTTTAACATCCAGTCTGGCACATCCATGGCCTCGCCACACGTCAGCGGTGTCGCGGCCCTTATCAAGAGCTCACACCCTGACTGGTCGCCTGCCGCCATCAAGTCGGCTATCATGACAACGTCGGACGCCCTCGACAACACTGGTGGCCCGATCTTGGATGAGCGGCACCGGAGAGCTGGCGCTTATGCCACTGGTGCAGGCCATGTGAACCCGACGCGAGCCAACGACCCTGGTCTGGTATTCGACCTCGGCGCCGCTGATTACGCCGGCTACATCTGCGCCCTCCTCGGCGACCATGCATTGTCGGTCATCATGCGAAACTCTACCATGACTTGCAAGAATCTGCCGAAGGTCTCCGAGGCGCAGCTGAACTACCCGACCATAACGGTGCCGATGAAACCTACACCGTTCACCCTGTCACGAACGGTAACAAATGTTGGGCCGGCAGAGTCTACGTACACGGTAGAGGTGGAAGCGCCGAGGTCGTTGATTGTGCGTGTCTCCCCCGAGATGCTTGCCTTTTCCAAGATCGGAGAGAAGAAGACGTTCGATGTATCGGTGAGTAGTAGTCGCAATATGGAAGAAGGTGAACTCTTGGTGGAGGCAAGCTTGTGCTGGGTGTCGGAGAAGCACATCGTGCGAAGCCCAATCGTAGTTGTTGCTAACCTCGGCAGGCCTCCACCATCATAA